A stretch of the Patescibacteria group bacterium genome encodes the following:
- the rsmH gene encoding 16S rRNA (cytosine(1402)-N(4))-methyltransferase RsmH — MEYQHTPVMLKEVMEYLKPQQGGYFIDGTLGGGGYTGALSEIVGEQGKVLAIDLDEQAIANTAQKKLNNVILVKDNFVNLASIIADNIEAGKLFDGFVLDLGLSSFQLADLKRGFSFREDSPLDMAFNSTGDDRRTRAIVNDWHEEDLARIIFTYGEEKHARRIARGIVERRREAGIETTGDLVEIIKKAIPRRLWNERVHPATKTFQALRIAVNHELENLEKVLPQAVAALKSGGRLAIISFHSLEDRIVKDYFKKESRDCLCPPEIPICRCGHQASLKIITKKPLLPTAEEININPRSRSAKMRVAEKI, encoded by the coding sequence AATATCTAAAACCCCAACAAGGAGGATATTTCATCGATGGTACCTTGGGCGGCGGAGGTTACACGGGAGCGTTATCGGAAATCGTCGGTGAGCAGGGAAAAGTTTTAGCGATCGATCTGGATGAACAGGCGATCGCCAATACCGCGCAAAAGAAACTTAATAATGTAATTTTAGTTAAAGATAATTTTGTAAACTTGGCTTCGATCATCGCCGATAATATCGAGGCGGGAAAATTATTCGATGGTTTTGTTCTGGATCTGGGCCTTTCGTCTTTTCAGCTGGCTGATCTGAAGCGCGGGTTTTCTTTTCGCGAAGATTCTCCGCTGGATATGGCTTTCAATTCAACTGGTGATGATCGGCGCACCAGGGCGATAGTGAACGATTGGCACGAGGAGGATTTGGCCAGGATAATTTTCACTTACGGCGAGGAAAAACACGCCCGGCGGATCGCCCGGGGTATTGTCGAACGCCGCCGGGAGGCTGGGATCGAAACGACCGGCGATCTGGTGGAAATAATAAAAAAAGCCATTCCGCGGCGATTGTGGAACGAGCGAGTTCACCCGGCGACCAAAACTTTTCAGGCGCTCCGCATCGCGGTCAATCATGAGTTGGAAAATCTGGAAAAAGTTTTGCCGCAAGCGGTTGCCGCGCTAAAGAGCGGGGGACGCCTGGCGATAATTTCTTTTCATAGCTTGGAAGACCGGATCGTCAAAGATTATTTTAAGAAAGAAAGCCGCGATTGCCTTTGTCCGCCGGAAATACCGATCTGCCGCTGCGGGCACCAAGCATCCTTGAAAATAATCACCAAAAAACCGCTTTTGCCGACCGCCGAAGAAATAAACATCAATCCTCGCAGCCGCAGCGCGAAGATGAGAGTGGCAGAGAAGATATAA
- a CDS encoding penicillin-binding protein 2: protein MLKNRRDNQNSTHNNRINILIAIVFLFGSLIIGRLFYLQIVQHRMYSAQADSQQQTEGILIPERGKIYLIDDRDKSSEQVLYPLATNQQFALLFAIPRDIKSPAEAEDIAGKLWFVFDQADAAKQVDDSLAQSDQAELAFELAPTLSLPAAEKKIKADQITHQLDLLHADKTWLAVRAKKRDEALENIKKANIAVYREILGRSDSQYAPLKKKVSGEDLKRFYSLFLDQDGVQIIFDRLEARNGKIYEILPDNTPREVHPNGIYHTMQTYRYYPENEVAAQLLGFVRSENNTLTGNYGLEGFFDKELSGVSGYLKSGIGAGSNVGILNGQEYVKPINGSDLILTIDRSIEFYACEQLKEAAQLHQSDSASLAVVNPRTGAIIAMCSYPDFDPNNYQAVTDLNIFNNPIVFQQYEPGSVYKAITMGAALNEGKITPDTTYDDKGMIMEKGWKKPIKNADFDTVGGHGIVSMTYVLERSLNTGAIFAMQQIGAPTFAKYVQNFGFGVRTGVELESESPGNINNLLVKKINNLDADTAAFGQGLSVTPLQMLMAYAAIANGGTLMKPFVVKDIVDAAGNRSETKPTPVRQVISEKSANLLAGMLISDVESGHSQSAKISGYYVAGKTGTAQIAIKGGYGNETIHTFVGFAPADNPQFVMLIKFDNPKDFQYADYTATPLFKTVADFMLKHYQAPKER from the coding sequence ATGCTAAAAAACAGGCGCGACAATCAAAATTCGACCCACAATAATCGCATTAATATTTTAATCGCGATTGTTTTTTTATTTGGCAGCCTGATCATCGGCCGCCTTTTTTATTTACAAATCGTCCAGCACCGGATGTATAGCGCCCAGGCCGACAGCCAGCAGCAGACTGAGGGCATTTTGATTCCGGAGCGAGGCAAGATTTATTTGATCGATGATCGGGATAAATCAAGCGAACAGGTTTTGTACCCCTTGGCGACCAATCAGCAATTCGCCCTGCTCTTCGCCATTCCGCGGGATATTAAAAGCCCGGCTGAAGCCGAGGATATTGCCGGAAAACTTTGGTTTGTTTTTGATCAGGCTGACGCGGCCAAACAGGTTGATGACAGTCTGGCGCAAAGCGACCAGGCCGAACTCGCCTTCGAGCTGGCTCCGACCTTATCTTTGCCGGCCGCGGAAAAAAAGATCAAAGCCGATCAAATCACCCATCAGCTTGATTTGCTGCATGCCGATAAAACTTGGTTAGCGGTCAGAGCCAAAAAACGCGACGAAGCGCTGGAAAATATCAAAAAAGCGAATATCGCCGTTTACCGGGAAATTTTAGGCCGGAGCGATTCGCAATACGCGCCGTTAAAAAAGAAAGTCAGCGGGGAAGATCTGAAAAGATTTTATTCCTTGTTTCTCGATCAAGACGGCGTGCAGATAATTTTTGATCGCCTGGAGGCTCGAAACGGAAAAATTTATGAAATCTTGCCGGATAATACGCCCCGGGAAGTTCATCCGAACGGGATCTATCATACCATGCAAACCTATCGGTACTATCCGGAAAACGAAGTGGCCGCGCAACTTTTGGGCTTTGTGCGTTCGGAAAATAATACGCTGACGGGAAATTACGGTCTGGAGGGTTTCTTTGACAAGGAATTGTCCGGCGTCAGCGGCTATTTGAAATCCGGCATCGGGGCCGGGTCCAATGTCGGCATTCTTAACGGCCAAGAATATGTCAAACCGATCAATGGCAGTGATCTGATCCTGACCATCGACCGTTCGATCGAATTTTACGCTTGCGAACAATTGAAAGAAGCGGCGCAATTGCATCAGTCCGATTCGGCCAGTTTGGCGGTGGTTAACCCGAGAACCGGAGCGATAATCGCCATGTGTTCTTATCCGGATTTTGATCCGAATAATTACCAGGCCGTAACAGATTTGAATATTTTTAACAATCCCATCGTCTTTCAACAGTACGAACCGGGGTCGGTCTATAAAGCAATAACGATGGGGGCGGCTTTGAACGAAGGCAAGATTACGCCTGATACGACCTATGACGACAAAGGGATGATAATGGAAAAAGGTTGGAAAAAGCCGATCAAGAACGCCGATTTTGACACCGTGGGCGGCCATGGTATTGTTAGTATGACTTATGTCCTGGAACGATCGTTGAATACCGGGGCGATTTTTGCCATGCAGCAGATCGGCGCGCCGACTTTTGCCAAGTATGTGCAAAATTTCGGTTTCGGCGTCCGCACCGGCGTGGAATTGGAATCGGAAAGCCCCGGCAATATCAATAATCTTTTGGTAAAGAAAATAAATAATTTGGACGCGGATACGGCGGCTTTCGGCCAGGGCTTGAGCGTCACGCCCCTGCAAATGCTGATGGCTTACGCGGCGATCGCCAATGGCGGCACCTTAATGAAGCCGTTTGTCGTCAAGGATATCGTTGATGCCGCCGGCAATAGATCGGAAACTAAGCCGACTCCGGTCCGGCAGGTGATTTCGGAAAAATCGGCCAATCTCTTGGCTGGTATGCTTATTTCCGACGTGGAAAGCGGCCATTCGCAATCGGCCAAGATCAGCGGTTATTATGTCGCTGGCAAGACCGGGACGGCTCAAATAGCGATTAAGGGCGGTTATGGCAATGAAACGATCCATACCTTTGTCGGTTTCGCGCCGGCGGACAATCCCCAATTCGTGATGCTCATTAAGTTTGATAATCCCAAGGATTTTCAGTATGCTGATTATACGGCCACCCCGCTATTCAAAACCGTCGCCGATTTCATGCTGAAACATTATCAAGCGCCGAAAGAAAGATAG
- a CDS encoding UDP-N-acetylmuramoyl-tripeptide--D-alanyl-D-alanine ligase gives MLKKIIILKLKFLAKVILAKYKPKIVGITGSVGKTSAKEAIFSVLNSKFKVRRSEKNYNNEFGLPLSIIDAVSPGKNIFGWLLVFGKACKLILMKDKNFPEILILEMGVDKIGDMDYLSSIVKCDVGVVTNIGQAHLESFGSIEKIQKEKGKLLGNLNKNGWAVLNYDDEKTRFMANETATRILSFGFKEGSLVRADNLRFKFEESKNLDHLLGLTFKLSYNGAMVPVILPKVIGLPAVYAAIAAAAVGISMEMNLVEIAAALQNFVSPKGRMSLIPGIKKTMIIDDSYNASPQSSLAALDFIGRIETDGQFRRVAILGDMLELGSYSIAGHKEVGAAIAKAKFDLLITVGERSRDIGRGAIETGMSEERIFHFSHNQEAGIFAQDRIKEGDLIFIKGSQGARMEEVVKELMAEPLRANELLVRQGKEWIS, from the coding sequence ATGCTAAAAAAAATAATAATTTTAAAACTCAAGTTTCTTGCCAAAGTAATTCTGGCCAAGTATAAACCGAAAATTGTCGGTATCACCGGCAGTGTGGGCAAGACCAGCGCCAAAGAGGCGATTTTTTCCGTTTTAAATTCCAAATTCAAAGTTCGGCGCAGCGAGAAAAATTATAATAACGAATTCGGGCTGCCTTTGAGCATCATCGACGCGGTTTCGCCGGGCAAGAATATTTTCGGCTGGCTTTTGGTTTTTGGGAAAGCGTGCAAGCTGATTTTGATGAAAGATAAGAATTTTCCGGAAATTTTAATTTTGGAAATGGGCGTTGATAAGATCGGCGATATGGATTATCTTTCCAGCATCGTTAAATGCGACGTCGGCGTGGTCACCAATATCGGCCAGGCGCATTTGGAAAGTTTCGGCTCGATTGAAAAGATCCAAAAAGAAAAAGGAAAACTATTGGGCAATCTAAACAAAAACGGCTGGGCGGTTTTAAATTATGACGATGAAAAAACCAGATTCATGGCGAATGAAACCGCGACCAGGATTTTAAGTTTCGGTTTTAAAGAAGGATCTTTGGTCAGGGCCGATAATTTGCGTTTTAAGTTTGAAGAATCGAAAAATTTGGATCATTTGCTCGGCCTGACTTTTAAATTAAGCTATAACGGAGCGATGGTGCCGGTGATCTTGCCTAAAGTTATCGGGCTGCCGGCGGTTTACGCGGCAATAGCCGCGGCAGCAGTGGGGATAAGTATGGAAATGAATTTAGTGGAGATCGCAGCGGCTTTGCAGAATTTTGTTTCGCCGAAAGGCAGGATGAGCCTGATTCCGGGAATAAAAAAGACCATGATCATCGATGATTCTTATAATGCTTCGCCGCAGTCGTCGCTAGCCGCGCTTGATTTCATCGGCCGGATCGAAACCGATGGGCAGTTCCGCCGCGTGGCAATCTTGGGGGATATGCTGGAGCTTGGTTCGTATAGCATTGCCGGGCACAAGGAGGTCGGCGCGGCAATCGCCAAAGCGAAATTCGATCTCTTGATCACGGTCGGCGAGCGTTCCCGCGATATCGGCCGCGGCGCTATTGAGACCGGAATGAGCGAAGAACGAATTTTTCATTTTTCCCATAACCAGGAAGCGGGGATCTTTGCCCAGGATCGGATTAAAGAAGGGGATTTGATTTTTATCAAAGGGTCGCAAGGCGCGCGGATGGAAGAAGTTGTCAAAGAACTTATGGCTGAACCGCTGCGAGCCAATGAACTTTTGGTAAGACAGGGCAAGGAATGGATTTCATAG
- a CDS encoding RNA polymerase sigma factor, which translates to MNKNDPGVLMKKAKEGDDEAFSLLYEAYFSPVFRYIYFRVQDQAIAEDLTQTVFLKVYEKLPVYEDQDRPPLAYFFTIARNKVIDHWRKNKEVKLPDAENFLAQVPDPAANAEELLSRAGAEKMVSQALEILSEDQREAIILKFINELSNREIADLLDKNEEAVRQLQCRGLRNLREYFQRLEPNL; encoded by the coding sequence ATGAATAAAAATGACCCAGGCGTGTTGATGAAGAAAGCCAAGGAGGGCGATGATGAAGCATTCAGCTTGCTTTACGAGGCTTATTTTAGCCCAGTTTTTCGCTATATTTATTTTCGGGTGCAAGATCAGGCGATCGCCGAAGACCTGACCCAGACTGTTTTTTTAAAGGTTTACGAGAAATTGCCGGTTTATGAAGACCAGGATCGTCCGCCGCTGGCCTATTTTTTCACCATTGCCCGGAATAAAGTGATCGATCATTGGCGGAAGAATAAGGAAGTCAAATTGCCTGACGCGGAAAATTTTTTAGCGCAAGTTCCCGATCCCGCCGCTAACGCCGAAGAGCTTCTATCCCGCGCCGGGGCGGAAAAAATGGTCAGCCAGGCTTTGGAAATCTTGTCAGAAGATCAGCGTGAAGCGATTATCTTAAAATTCATCAATGAGCTGTCCAATCGGGAAATAGCCGACCTGCTCGATAAAAACGAAGAGGCGGTCAGGCAGTTGCAGTGCCGGGGATTAAGGAATTTACGCGAATATTTCCAGCGCCTCGAACCAAACTTGTAA
- a CDS encoding dihydrodipicolinate reductase C-terminal domain-containing protein, protein MKSAVIISGLPGKMPTAAAETMLATEKLYDYLVSPQAFTGPEITDKTVTIGGAKIGLFKRDKWTSVVEDERTIGWDVYAIDFSRSADLDKRAESIRSNVEFYCTHKIPFVLGAIGGDLQEITDLVKRSEICAVVAPNMCLQVVVLQAMLKYGAETFPNAFKGFSLKVKESHQESKGQETSGTAKAMVGYFKILGTILEGCIEMVRDPFEQYKMGVAKKYLEGHGWHSYILALSDIMFFRIVHNINGREPYAEGAKQAFLFLREQMKRGKKGEVFSMIDVAKGSANTELAEMQ, encoded by the coding sequence ATGAAATCAGCAGTTATTATCAGCGGTTTACCGGGCAAGATGCCGACCGCGGCGGCCGAAACAATGCTTGCAACTGAAAAATTATATGACTATCTTGTCTCTCCCCAAGCGTTTACCGGTCCAGAAATAACCGATAAAACCGTAACGATCGGCGGCGCCAAAATCGGATTATTTAAACGGGATAAATGGACATCTGTCGTTGAAGACGAAAGGACAATCGGCTGGGATGTTTACGCGATTGATTTCTCCCGCTCGGCCGACCTTGATAAGAGGGCGGAAAGCATCCGGAGCAATGTAGAATTCTACTGCACCCATAAGATCCCCTTTGTCCTGGGGGCCATCGGCGGCGATTTGCAAGAAATTACTGATCTGGTGAAGCGGTCGGAAATCTGCGCCGTGGTCGCGCCAAATATGTGCCTGCAGGTTGTCGTCCTGCAAGCCATGTTGAAATATGGCGCAGAAACATTTCCCAACGCCTTCAAAGGTTTTTCCTTGAAGGTTAAGGAAAGTCATCAGGAATCAAAGGGTCAGGAAACGAGCGGCACGGCCAAAGCCATGGTCGGATACTTCAAAATTCTTGGCACAATCCTCGAAGGTTGCATTGAGATGGTTCGTGATCCTTTTGAGCAATATAAAATGGGCGTCGCGAAAAAATATCTCGAGGGCCATGGGTGGCATTCATACATCCTTGCCCTAAGCGATATAATGTTCTTCAGAATCGTTCATAACATCAATGGCCGTGAACCCTATGCCGAAGGTGCGAAGCAGGCCTTCTTGTTTCTCCGTGAACAGATGAAGCGCGGGAAAAAAGGTGAGGTTTTCTCCATGATCGATGTGGCCAAGGGATCGGCCAATACCGAGCTGGCGGAAATGCAATAA